AAATGTCACATGTGCttttgtgacaatctctttgtctgAGGGGATAACAAAGAGGTAtgtacttaattttatttatctctGTTTATTTCTCTCTCAAGGTGTCCGTGCTGGTGATGTGTCATACTAGGGAGTTGGCTTTTCAGATCAGCAAGGAATATGAGCGCTTTTCTAAATACATGCCCAATGTCAAGGTAAGCCAGAGTAAAGAAACATGAGAAAATGAGGGTATGGGGAGTTATAGGCACCTGAAACTTGTAGATCAACAGTTTCTGTTCCACAGATGTTAAAGACCTATACAAGAACTTCAGCAAACACATAACTGATAGTAAATTTCTGCAGACTTAGGGTGTATTAGATATATTACTAAAATATGGAACTCTTGGATTTACATTATATTTTCAGAGatgcttgtttttaattttgaagagGCTTTAGTTTGCTTTGGTGTAATACAGGGTAAATACACTGTAGCATGAGAACTCATGATTGGGTTgatggataatgcttaccatgGACTACTTCATACTTCTTTACACTGAATTTGAATCATTTTAGTGTGTTTGGTAAGTTTTGAGAATTTTGGGGTATGTGGCAAGAGGAAGCTctaaaagcaaaagaaagctgCAATATATTGTGTGAATTGTGAGAATTCTTTAAAATGGCAGAAAATTGAAAGATGAGGGGGCTGCAACAGAGTTGATTTGTTTTCCATTATATGTCATTAATATTTATGTTGTGGTTCCAATATCAATAGCTTCAGCATCCTTTGGGAACTTGGTGGAAATATAGGGTATATGGGTTCTGTCCCAGACCTACAGTGGATGGAAATAATGTTCTAACATGATCCTTATGTGATGGGAGGTTGAGAGACACTGATGTAGATAacactgttcttctaggttagagTGAAAAACTACTTTTGTTCAAATCGTTACCCATTTATTATTTCACATTTTAAAGAAACTAGGAATGTTGAGTCATAGCCTAAAActgaaaataatttcttaaaaactGAAATAGTACCACCAGTGcatgataaaaatatttaagtagTTTAGGTTTTATAATGAGAAAATTTGTGCTCTCCCATTTGTAATCCTATTTCACGGAAGGTAATCacaaccatttaaaaaaaatccgcATGGTTCTGTGTAATTAAGTATTAGGCACTATTAATTAGTCAATTCTAGGCTTTCAGACTTCTTTTCATGAAACATTATTTGTCTTGTTTATACTACTTTTCCTCTGGGTATTTTGAAAGCTATGTTAATTCTTTAAATACAGTCTGAAGGCCCTGTATATGTAGTATAGTATATATTTATGTTAGGAATATCTCTCCTATTATGTTGCCAGAATGAATAGGTTTATATTCTGTCCTTTTACTAAGCAGTATAATCTGTAGGTGGAGTCTGAAAGTTACACACCAGAAAACTGTTTAGGTTGTTAGAACTACTTACTATTGAGTTCCGTAGTGAGTGAGAGTCACCTCTGTAGGCCTAGCTCATCATCACCCTTAAAACACTTGTTGTCACCCTTAAAACACTTGGTGTCAGAATCAAATATGACACTGGGCCCAGTGATGCATtcttgtagtcccagctacttggagggTGAAACAGGAAAAAATCACTTGAGCCTcagagtttgaggtcagcctggacaaTTAGGCACAACCCTGTGTTAaaagggtgaaaaaaaaaaaagaattgtcatTATTTAACTCTTTACCTATTTCTGTTCAGAATTGTTACAGTGAGGGCTGAGGTCTTATAGCTCATTGATAGAGTGTTAAATTGTTACAGCTCAGTggcgagtgcttgcctagcattcctAAGGCTTGATCTTTAGCAATATCTCCTTTCCTGATGATTGAAATGACTTGTTGAAGAAGCTTGGTCAGTTCTACAGAATGTCCCATTCTGGATTTGCCTGGTTACTCTCATATCATGTTTAGCCATTTGTTTGCTCCCAGTATTTCCTTTTTTGGTTATTCATagacccttatttatttatacgcagtgctgagaattgaacccagtatctcatacatgccaggcaagtgcactaccactgaaccacagccccagccctcctcccagtatttcttataaaaataaaaatttatagttGGAAGTTCAACTGATTGATTTGAGCAAGAACATTGCCAAACGTTTTTGGCAAGAGTCCTTTATGGGCAATGCTGTTCCTCTGGTTTTTCCACAAACCTGGTTGATCTTGCATCAGTGATTTTAGATTTACACCAGGGAAGAAACAGATTTaccatagagttagggttatgacaATTTGAGTCCCCTCCCCTCcttcagtgctgaggattgaactaagggcctctcacattctaggcaagcacactatctCAGCTATATCCCTGGTCCATGGCtttttcattttgatttcttGTTCTTTTCCCCCTCGAAACTAGAAAGCAGTTTCTGTGTTACTTGCCTGATGGTTTAAAGTTTAAACATGGATAATAGATTTAGCTCAAATTAGTAATTGTGTAGGGTTTGTGTGCTGGTCCAGTTGGGAAAGCTTGGTGTTCCATGTGGTTTTTGTGGAACTTGATACTGGTGATTTCTTGCTGTCCTTATTCTTAACATGAAGTCTGGCCTTAGAGTCATATGAGGGTAGATGGTTAAGCCCTTATGCCCTGTTTTTCCTATATTTAGGACACCTATAAAAATGcttaattttaagtttttattgaTGCTCTTTGTATAGGATGATGGGACATAATGGGCTAAGGCAGAAAAACTGCTAGCCCTGACTGCCTCCATTAACCATATAACTTTGGGCAAGTCACTTTTGTTTCTTAGCCTCAATGTTTGATCACTAAAGTTGGTTTTAGTACTGAAATGTCCTGCCAGTTTAGATTTAGCTGAAAGCATGGAAACTCTGGGGAGGATGGACTCTTTCCTTCTTTGTGAGACTATTTTATTCTGACTTGCAGGTTGCAGTTTTTTTTGGTGGTCTGTCTATCAAGAAGGATGAAGAGGTGCTGAAGAAGAACTGCCCGCATATCGTCGTGGGGACTCCTGGCCGCATCCTAGCCCTGGCTCGAAATAAGAGCCTCAACCTCAAACATATTAAACACTTTATCTTGGATGAATGTGATAAGATGCTTGACCAGCTCGGTGAGTGGTAGTGCTGGGATGGGGTCACGTGGTCTGGGGAGTTGCTTCTTTGGAGCCAAATGATGTTTATTTGATACTGGAGCACTTTGGTGCAAGGACGACTCTTAATCTATCACCCATGACTGATGGCTCTGAGTTCCCTGgactatttttgttattttagtttttttgtgctgggattaaacctagggtctcatgcatgctaagcacatgctgtacctctgagctatagCCTTAGCCCTTTGGTATTCTTTCTATAATAGATGTTCTTTGAGAGTAGGGGACTATGATAATTTTAGATAAAAGTCACCACCACCACCCTTTTCTTTATAGATTCCTATACTGAGTGTCATGGGAGAGATGTTAAACTGAAGGAGGAGACAGTCCACCCTCTGGCATCCCCAGCACAGCATATGTGATCAGAATTTATAGCTGAATAGGTTTCTAGACTTAAGTTCTAGGATTAATGTGGTGAGTGTTTGTGGGAGTTTGTGTGGTGTGGTATTCTAGTGTGCTAAGTGgggttaataaaagaaaaaatttctgTAAGACCAAATTTTGAAGAATGGGAGAATGGGAATGGATATAGACCCAGACAAGTCATTTTAAATGATCTTTGACTATTCAAGGTGGTGAGCTGTAAGATAGATGTAGAGATGTTATATTTGCTTGACAGTGTAGGAAAGTgtgattcagaggaggcatggaatGGACTGACATTTAGAATGTGTAATAAGTGCTCAGTACTTGTAGACTGCTAGAACTTGGAACTTGGGTAAAGAGGAATTGGGACAAGGGCCTATAAAGTGTATTTATATGTCCTTGTGAGCCTTTGTAGCGGGCTTTGTGTCTGTTGTATTGTCTTGAACTTTAGGGCTTCATCATATTTCTTGCTTGGTTAGAGCAGCTGGAACCTGATCCCAAGTCTTTATTCTGTAGTCATTGTGTTTTCCATTGTTATTGCTATTTGATTTTAGAGTTGTTGGAGAAAGTAGAGAGACCTGAGTCATCTTTCCCTGAAATGATTCCTTATCCATTTCCAGTAGTCACCTCACTGGGAAGTCTGTTTCTGATTATTATCACAGATGTCTATTTTCTTTTAATCTCTCATTCTTGTAGACATGCGTCGGGATGTCCAGGAAATTTTTCGCATGACCCCCCATGAGAAGCAGGTCATGATGTTCAGTGCTACCTTGGGCAAAGAGATCCGTCCAGTCTGCCGCAAGTTCATGCAAGATGTAAATACCCTTCTACCTTCTCTCCCTCCACTCCCCGCCCActgcctcctccccttcctcgccCTCTTCCTCCAGACTCCCTTGTCCTTCAAGTGCCAAGAAGGGGGCTTTTGCCCGTCTGGGAGCAACAACTCCTTGAAGAGACACACAGAGGCAGAGACAGCTAGTGTTAGGGTCTGCGCGGGTGCCAGGGAAACTCCGGAAGACTTGGTCGGGTTAACGTGAGAGCGGGTAGAGTTCGACATTTTTTTAATCCCAGCATTTTTGAACCTCTTCTCCCTTTTGGGGGAGGGCAGGATTTTCTGCCCTACCACCCATTCATCCATCATCTCCTACATACCCCTTACAGCCACGCACCCCAAGGTGACATCAAGCATACAGCTGGAGTTTCTGCTCATCAAAACTCATAACTCCCGGTGGTAGGAGAGTAAGAGAGGGACAGACAGATTGCAGGGCATGTCCAGAAGAAGAGCAAACAACACAAATGAATCTGCCCCCTCCCCACCTCCAGGGGTGGGGGCCTCTGGCACCTCAGTCCCCAGTCCCCTACTCCTTCCCACCCATACCTCCTTGCACCCATCGGAACCTCGGTCGATGTGAGCCGGCAGCAGAGAAGCACCGTGGCACGACGAGGGAATGCGGACGGCACCGAGCTGTGGATGGCGGCAGCGGAGGCCGCGGGGAAACCTGACCAGGAAGCTGAGGACCAAACCAGCCTCTTTTTCCGTTCCCGGTTTTTTTCCTGAACCTAACACGTGCTGTGCCCCATTCTCCCCCATATGTGTTGGGGGTGGGGTCTCCTGAATGggtggtggattttttttttcttttaaagaattatttttcaattttcagaGGAGAGGGATATGGGAAAGGTAAAGTGGAGATTTCCACTTGATGTAATCAGATGGGTGTTAGGGTTGGGGCTTGGGGGAGCCCATTGTTTGAGCAGTGGAGTATGTTCTTCTCCTCCCTGCAGTGCTCCTTCCCTTGAAATAACTTTCTCTTAAGTTGCACTTGGGGTTAGAATTAGATTTGAAGGCGGCCTTGGAATTTCTCTTTGAAAAGCATGATTTGCTAGCCTGCCTTCTGGGATTCGGCTTCTGGATTAGTGTTTtcccccccaaacacacacacatccttgCCCATCTTGATCTCTGGATCTATACGTTAATTAGGTCCCCCAAGATGGTAGGGAGAGTGTTAGGAAAGTCTGGCTATAGAGTTGTCTTGTGTCAGCTTCTTATGTCTTTTTTTATGCTGCTTCCCACCCCTTcaagggttgtgtgtgtgtgtgtgttaaaaaaaaaaatttttttttcaattttaaagaCGAATGCTatctgctggtttttttttttaagcacccTTTACTAGTGCTGTCCATGTAAACCAAACTGTAGATGGTTTGACTATTAGAGACCAGTCTCATCTAAAACTATTCCATATAATATACTCATCTTGAGTAATTTTTGGTTCTTAAATGGACTTTTTGACTAGATCCATTACAGCCATTCTGATCTTAAAGACATCCACTTTCTAATGTGTATAAGATTCTCTTAGTTGAGAGACAATGAAAATGGAGCATTCCTTGTTATCTCCCCCATGTTCTTAATAACCAGCTCTGATGGAATTACTCTGACCTTGAGTCACTGTTCCCCATCATTTCTAAGGTATTTGAATCATATCATCTCTTTGAATGTcacctattttctttcttttaccacctccatttGAGGTAATGGTGTCTTGCCATTGGATGGTTTCACTGCTCCATTACTTTGCAAAGTTCCTTTTTCCCCTGATAGTTTTCAATTGGGCTATCTTAAAACTCAACtgataggaaggaaggaaattagATCTAGTGTGAAAAAGACCACAGTAAAATTGGGTATTTTTAGTGGTGGGGTGgggttttcaatcttttctcTTCTCCCCATCCCCCCATGGGGTGTTTTGGAGATCAACTTCCTCCACCCCCCCAGGTTTAACCCCCCCACTCTGCCCTCCTCCCGTTCCCCACCCCCTTCCTCCCCCTCAGCCAATGGAGATCTTCGTGGATGATGAGACGAAGTTGACGCTGCACGGGTTGCAGCAGTACTACGTGAAACTGAAGGACAACGAGAAGAACCGGAAACTCTTTGACCTTCTGGATGTCCTTGAGTTCAACCAGGTCAGTGTTCAAGGTTCAGTAGAGTGATGAGCATTGGATACATAACAAGTTATAGCAGAAACCTGTGACCAAGGTGTGTTGAGGGAGCCACATATGAGGAGAGAATGGTGGAGACATTCTCATAAATGGAAATATAAATGTTTTTTGGGGACTGAGCATGAGCAAGGTGTTCTGTGACTGTGGGATAAATAATGAAGATGTCAAGTAAAATAAACCCTcaaaagtagatttttttttttttttggtagcggggattgaacttgggcaatccaccagtgagccacatgcccagcccaattttttttgtatttttagaaatagggtctcattgagttgcttggcgccttgctgttgctgaggctggctttgaacccgtgatcctcttgtcttagcctacgagctgctgggattacaggcctgcaccatcgTGCTCAGCTCCCAAAGTAAAATTTTTGAAGGGTTTTAGGAAGTTTGTAAAAATCTTGAGCTATTCTAGGCATTTAGGGTTGGTTTATTTCTTGTACTCCTTGTTGAGGAGAAGCAACCCATCAGTTTACCTGGTGTGTGATGTCTTTGCTCTAGAGACTACTAGAATTAGGGTAAGCCCCTTAGTCTTTTGGTAAGTAGGAATATTAGTTGTGGTCTTCCTAAAACTTTGTTGTAACTTTTAGCATTTATCTATGAGATGGCCTTATCCTTGTCTCATAACATGTCTGCCAGTTTGGATGATTATTCTCCACACCACCTCAGAGGTCAGCCTACCTAGAAATCATCAGAACTTGGAGAGAAAGGCTAAATTGTATTTAGAACAGAAAAGGAAATATGTGATAGGGTATAATAGGGACTGAGAGGAATTCCTTCAGATGAGTAAGATTATTAAAAAAACTGCCACATGTGTAATTTCTTTTAAATACTATGTACCCCCTCACTCTCATGCACCACCCCTCCCATACAGGTGGTGATCTTTGTGAAGTCTGTGCAGCGGTGCATCGCCCTGGCCCAGCTCCTAGTGGAGCAGAACTTTCCAGCCATTGCCATCCACCGTGGGATGCCTCAGGAGGAGAGGTGAGTTGGAGCTGGAGAACAACTTTGTGACCTTGGGGAAAAAGTGAACCATTGAGAGAAGGGGACCTCAACATTTTCCTAATTTCCTTTCTCACAAAGGCTTTCTCGGTATCAGCAGTTTAAAGATTTTCAACGACGGATTCTTGTGGCCACCAACTTATTTGGCCGAGGCATGGACATTGAGCGGGTGAACATTGCCTTTAACTATGACATGCCTGAGGATTCTGACACCTACCTACATCGGGTAAGTACCACATCCAGGATACCCCACTCTTCCATACCCTTATTTTATGTATCTTtttctttaagattttttttttttttttttttttgaggggatgGAACCGTACCAAGGATTGaccacaggggcacttaaccactgagccacatcctagccctttctttcactttgagacagggtctcattaagttgccgagGTTGGCCCCTAACTTGGCTATCGTTCTGCCTCGGCCTGTACAGGCGTGTACAACTGTGCCCATCCTTTTTTGTACATTACATATTCCTA
This region of Callospermophilus lateralis isolate mCalLat2 chromosome 6, mCalLat2.hap1, whole genome shotgun sequence genomic DNA includes:
- the Ddx39b gene encoding spliceosome RNA helicase DDX39B, which codes for MAENDVDNELLDYEDDEVETAAGGDGAEAPAKKDVKGSYVSIHSSGFRDFLLKPELLRAIVDCGFEHPSEVQHECIPQAILGMDVLCQAKSGMGKTAVFVLATLQQLEPVTGQVSVLVMCHTRELAFQISKEYERFSKYMPNVKVAVFFGGLSIKKDEEVLKKNCPHIVVGTPGRILALARNKSLNLKHIKHFILDECDKMLDQLDMRRDVQEIFRMTPHEKQVMMFSATLGKEIRPVCRKFMQDPMEIFVDDETKLTLHGLQQYYVKLKDNEKNRKLFDLLDVLEFNQVVIFVKSVQRCIALAQLLVEQNFPAIAIHRGMPQEERLSRYQQFKDFQRRILVATNLFGRGMDIERVNIAFNYDMPEDSDTYLHRVARAGRFGTKGLAITFVSDENDAKILNDVQDRFEVNISELPDEIDISSYIEQTR